In Gemmatimonadaceae bacterium, the genomic window CCCCCTGCCCCTTCCCCGGCTGCTGCACGCTGTGCGTCGCGTCGAAGATCACCGGAACGCCGCACGCCTCACGCATGCGCGCGAAGCTCCGCATGTCCACCACGAGGTCGCCGTAGCCGAAGAAGGTGCCGCGCTCGGTGACCGCGAGCGCGCCGACGTCTTTCCCGGCGAGGGTGGCCCCCGCTTCGACTTTGCGGACGGCGCCGCGCATGCCTTCGGGGTGCAGGAACTGCCCCTTCTTCACGTTGACCGCTCGCCCGGTCGCGCCTGCGGCCAGCAGGAGATCGGTCTGGCGGCAGAGGAAGGCCGGGATCTGCAGGACGTCGCAGACCTGCCCGGCGGCCGCACACTGCCCGGCCTCGTGCACGTCCGTCAGGATGGGCAGGCCGGTCGCCGCGCGCACGCGGTCGAGGGCGGCGAGGCCGGCGTCGATGCCGGGGCCGCGGACACCATCGATGTTGGAGCGATTGGCCTTGTCGAAGCTGGCCTTGAAGATCACCCCGCCCGGCACATGCTCGGCGAGGCGCGCGAGCGCCTCACCGACCCGCAGGTTGAGTGCATCGTCTTCGAGCTGACACGGACCGGCGATCAGGAACAACCGATCGCCGGGAAAATGCGACGCAGACACGAGGCTCACTGGTTCACGTGGGCAAGTGCCGGCGCCGGCGCGTGCGTGGCCGCGGCACTGCGCCGCCGGCGATCGGCGGCGGCAACGAACGCCGCGAACAGCGGATGCGGACGCAGCGGGCGCGACTGCAGCTCGGGGTGGAACTGGCAGCCAACAAAGTGCGGATGCGTGTCGGCCGGCAACTCGATCATCTCGACGAGCGAGTCATCGGGCGAGAGGCCGCTGAGGCGCATGCCATTCTTCTCGAACGCTTCGCGATAGCGGTTGCTGACTTCGTAGCGGTGGCGGTGCCGCTCGCTCACCTCGGGCTGGCCGTAGATCTCCGCCGCCTTCGAGCCACGCTGCAGGCGGCAGGGGTACGCGCCAAGGCGCATCGTGCCCCCCTTGTCGGTCACTTCGCGCTGCGAATCCATGAGCGAGATCACCGGATTGCTGCACTCCGGCGCAAACTCACTGGAGTGGCTGTCGCCCAGCTGGAGCACGTGGCGGGCGAACTCGATGATGGCGACCTGCATGCCGAGGCAGATGCCGAAGAACGGCAGCTGCATCTCCCGCGCGGCCCGGATCGCTTCGACCATGCCTTCCACACCGCGTACGCCGAAGCCGCCGGGCACGAGCAGCCCGTGGTACTGCGACAGGATCTCCCGCGCGCGCTCGGCCGACGTGAACAGATCGCTCGACGTCCACGCGAGCTCCACCCCGACGTCGTTGGCGATGCCGCCGTGGATGAGCGCTTCCTGCACGCTCTTGTAGCTGTCCACGTAATCGGTGTACTTGCCGACGACGCAGATCTTGACCTTTTCCCGCGGATGCGTGATGCGCTGCACCATGGTGCGCCACGCGCCGAGATCGGGAGTGTTGGCCGTGAGGCGCAGACGCTCCATGACGCGCTCGGCAAAGCCCTGCTGCTCGAAGACGAGCGGGATCTCGTAGATCGTGGGCACGTCGGGGCTTTCGATCACCGCGCCAAAGTCCACGTTGCAGAAGAGCGCAATCTTGCGCTTCACATCATCCTGCAACGGCTTTTCGCTGCGGCAGATCAGGAAGTCGGGCTGGATACCGATCTCCATGAGCTCGCGTACCGAGTGCTGCGTGGGCTTGGTCTTCACCTCGCCGGCCGCGGCGATGTACGGCACCAGGGTGAGGTGCACGAACAGCGCGTTCTCCTTGCCGACTTCCCGACGGAACTGGCGGATGGCTTCGAGGAACGGCAGCGACTCGATGTCACCGACCGTGCCGCCGATCTCGACGAGCACGACATCGTTGCCCGGCGCGATGCGCTTGACGGCGTTCTTGATCTCGTCGGTGATGTGCGGGATGACCTGCACCGTGGAGCCAAGGTATTCCCCGCGGCGTTCCTTGGTGATCACGTTCGAGTAGATCCGCCCGGTCGTGATGTTGTTGGCCTGCGACAGCGGGCGATCGAGGAAGCGCTCGTAGTGGCCGAGATCGAGGTCCGTCT contains:
- a CDS encoding CTP synthase; its protein translation is MPLTPGQASTPKYIFVTGGVVSSLGKGIAAASLGRLLVERGFRVTMMKLDPYLNVDPGTMSPFQHGEVFVTDDGAETDLDLGHYERFLDRPLSQANNITTGRIYSNVITKERRGEYLGSTVQVIPHITDEIKNAVKRIAPGNDVVLVEIGGTVGDIESLPFLEAIRQFRREVGKENALFVHLTLVPYIAAAGEVKTKPTQHSVRELMEIGIQPDFLICRSEKPLQDDVKRKIALFCNVDFGAVIESPDVPTIYEIPLVFEQQGFAERVMERLRLTANTPDLGAWRTMVQRITHPREKVKICVVGKYTDYVDSYKSVQEALIHGGIANDVGVELAWTSSDLFTSAERAREILSQYHGLLVPGGFGVRGVEGMVEAIRAAREMQLPFFGICLGMQVAIIEFARHVLQLGDSHSSEFAPECSNPVISLMDSQREVTDKGGTMRLGAYPCRLQRGSKAAEIYGQPEVSERHRHRYEVSNRYREAFEKNGMRLSGLSPDDSLVEMIELPADTHPHFVGCQFHPELQSRPLRPHPLFAAFVAAADRRRRSAAATHAPAPALAHVNQ
- the kdsA gene encoding 3-deoxy-8-phosphooctulonate synthase, giving the protein MSLVSASHFPGDRLFLIAGPCQLEDDALNLRVGEALARLAEHVPGGVIFKASFDKANRSNIDGVRGPGIDAGLAALDRVRAATGLPILTDVHEAGQCAAAGQVCDVLQIPAFLCRQTDLLLAAGATGRAVNVKKGQFLHPEGMRGAVRKVEAGATLAGKDVGALAVTERGTFFGYGDLVVDMRSFARMREACGVPVIFDATHSVQQPGKGQGGASGGAREFIPPLTFAAIAAGAQGLFLETHPTPDTAPSDGPNMIPLAELPDLLARAVDIWDRTVR